In Eucalyptus grandis isolate ANBG69807.140 chromosome 4, ASM1654582v1, whole genome shotgun sequence, the following proteins share a genomic window:
- the LOC104440881 gene encoding probable alpha,alpha-trehalose-phosphate synthase [UDP-forming] 7 produces MLSKSYTNLLDLASGNFPVMGREKKRLPRVMTVPVDISELDDDQANSVSSDVPSSIIQDRIIIVANQLPVKAKRRPDNKGWALSWDDDSLLLQLKDGLPDDMEVLYVGSLRVDVDPSEQDDVSQLLLEKFKCVPAFLPPDILSKYYHGFCKQHLWPLFHYMLPFAANHGGRFDRSLWEAYVLANKIFSQKVIEVINPEDDYVWIHDYHLMVLPTFLRRKFIKLRMGFFLHSPFPSSEIYRTLPVREEILKALLNADLIGFHTFDYARHFLSCCSRILGVEYQSKRGYIGLEYYGRTIGVKIMPVGIHMGQIQSVLKLADKDWRVDELKQQFEGKTVLLGVDDMDIFKGVNLKLLAMEHLLKEHPKWQGRAVLVQIANPARGKGSDLEEIQAEIHASCKRINETFGRPGYEPVVFIDRPVSLSERAAYYTVAECLVVTAVRDGMNLTPYEYIVCREGVSYSGSCSDSTGPRKSMLVVSEFIGCSPSLSGAIRINPWNIEATGEALNEAISMLDPEKQLRHEKHYKYVSLHDVAYWSRSFYQDLERTCKDHFRRRCWGIGLSFGFRVVALDPNFKKLSIDAIVSAYLRSKSRAILLDYDGTVMPQTSMNKRPSQRVISIINTLCADPKNMVFVVSGRGKTLGEWLSSCSKLGIAAEHGYFMRWSADEDWQACGQGNDFGWIQMAEPVMQLYTEATDGSSIEKKESALVWHHRDADPGFGSSQAKEMLDHLESVLANEPVAVKSGQYIVEVKPQGVSKGVVAEKILSSMAEKRRQADFVLCIGDDRSDEDMFEIFGGAVASGTLSSNASVFACTVGQKPSKAKYYLDDTSEVVLMLENLAEASDVPSSPSSEEVEEEEEEEEGEVSL; encoded by the exons ATGTTGTCGAAGTCGTATACCAACCTCTTAGATCTAGCTTCGGGGAATTTCCCGGTAATGGGCCGGGAGAAGAAGCGGCTTCCTCGGGTGATGACTGTTCCGGTGGACATATCGGAGCTCGACGATGATCAGGCCAACAGTGTGAGCTCGGATGTTCCGTCTTCGATTATTCAGGATCGGATAATTATTGTGGCTAATCAGCTCCCCGTTAAAGCTAAGCGAAGGCCTGATAATAAGGGGTGGGCCTTAAGTTGGGATGACGACTCGTTGTTGTTACAGCTTAAAGATGGTTTGCCCGATGATATGGAGGTTTTATATGTTGGTTCTTTGAGGGTCGATGTTGACCCCAGCGAGCAGGATGATGTTTCGCAGCTTTTGTTAGAGAAGTTCAAGTGTGTCCCGGCATTTTTACCTCCTGACATTTTGTCAAAGTACTACCACGGGTTTTGTAAGCAACACTTGTGGCCGCTTTTCCACTACATGCTCCCTTTTGCGGCCAATCATGGTGGCAGGTTTGATAGGTCCTTGTGGGAGGCTTATGTTTTGGCAAACAAGATTTTCTCGCAAAAAGTGATTGAGGTCATAAATCCAGAGGATGACTATGTCTGGATACATGATTATCATTTGATGGTGTTGCCTACTTTCTTAAGAAGGAAGTTCATCAAGCTGAGGATGGGGTTCTTTCTCCATAGCCCTTTTCCATCATCAGAGATATATAGGACTCTTCCAGTTAGGGAGGAGATACTCAAAGCACTTCTTAATGCTGACCTGATTGGTTTCCACACGTTCGATTATGCTCGGCATTTTCTATCCTGTTGCAGTAGAATCTTGGGTGTGGAGTACCAGTCGAAAAGGGGTTATATCGGTTTGGAATATTATGGAAGAACAATTGGGGTAAAGATCATGCCTGTTGGGATCCACATGGGCCAGATTCAGTCTGTATTGAAACTGGCAGATAAGGATTGGAGAGTGGATGAGCTGAAGCAGCAGTTTGAAGGAAAGACTGTATTACTTGGGGTTGATGATATGGACATTTTTAAAGGTGTCAATCTGAAGTTGTTGGCAATGGAGCACTTGCTAAAAGAGCACCCTAAGTGGCAGGGGAGGGCAGTTTTAGTGCAGATTGCTAATCCTGCTAGGGGAAAGGGTAGTGACCTTGAGGAAATACAGGCTGAAATACATGCAAGCTGCAAGAGAATTAATGAAACTTTTGGTCGACCAGGTTATGAACCAGTTGTCTTTATTGACAGGCCAGTTTCTCTTAGTGAGAGAGCCGCATATTACACTGTTGCTGAGTGTCTTGTGGTCACAGCCGTGAGGGATGGTATGAATCTCACGCCTTACGAGTACATTGTATGCAGGGAAGGAGTTTCTTACTCAGGATCCTGTTCAGATTCAACTGGGCCCAGAAAAAGCATGCTTGTTGTGTCCGAGTTTATTGGATGTTCTCCTTCATTAAGTGGTGCTATTCGCATCAACCCATGGAACATTGAGGCTACTGGTGAGGCATTGAATGAGGCAATTTCAATGCTTGATCCTGAAAAGCAATTGCGCCATGAGAAGCACTATAAGTATGTTAGCTTGCATGATGTAGCATATTGGTCAAGAAGCTTCTACCAGGATTTGGAAAGGACATGCAAAGACCATTTTAGAAGACGTTGCTGGGGAATCGGTTTGAGTTTTGGTTTTAGAGTTGTGGCACTGGACCCCAATTTCAAGAAGCTGTCAATTGATGCAATAGTATCTGCTTACTTGAGGTCTAAAAGTAGGGCTATATTGTTAGATTATGATGGCACTGTAATGCCGCAAACATCCATGAACAAGAGGCCAAGTCAAAGAGTTATTTCAATAATCAACACGCTTTGTGCTGATCCAAAGAACATGGTGTTCGTGGTTAGCGGAAGAGGCAAAACCTTGGGGGAATGGCTTTCTTCTTGTAGCAAGCTTGGGATTGCTGCTGAACATGGTTACTTTATGAG GTGGTCTGCAGATGAGGATTGGCAAGCTTGTGGACAGGGCAATGATTTTGGCTGGATTCAGATGGCTGAACCTGTTATGCAACTGTACACAGAAGCCACTGATGGGTCTTCCATTGAGAAGAAAGAGAGTGCCTTGGTTTGGCATCATCGGGATGCAGACCCAGGTTTTGGATCAAGCCAGGCAAAGGAGATGTTGGACCATCTAGAGAGCGTGTTGGCTAATGAACCTGTTGCTGTGAAAAGTGGTCAATACATCGTTGAAGTGAAGCCTCAG GGAGTAAGTAAAGGAGTGGTTGCAGAGAAGATATTATCTTCGATGGCTGAGAAGAGAAGACAGGCTGACTTTGTGTTATGCATCGGTGATGATAGATCTGATGAGGAcatgtttgagatttttggcggTGCTGTTGCCAGTGGCACTTTATCTTCGAATGCATCCGTTTTTGCATGCACTGTTGGACAGAAGCCGAGTAAAGCAAAATATTATTTGGACGACACATCTGAAGTTGTTTTGATGCTTGAAAATCTTGCAGAAGCTTCAGATGTTCCAAGCTCACCATCAtcagaagaagtagaagaagaagaagaagaagaagaaggagaagtttCCCTCTAG
- the LOC104440882 gene encoding probable cinnamyl alcohol dehydrogenase 1, with amino-acid sequence MSSGVATGKNCHGWAARDDSGFLSPYEFGRRAVGKEDVSVKITHCGVCYADVLFTRNKLKHSKYPMVPGHEIVGIITEVGRDVGKFKIGDHVGVGTYVDSCRDCENCDGGLEIHCLKGAVSTIGGTYADGSTCKGGYSQFIVVHERYCYKIPDNYPLAQAAPLLCAGITVYTPMIRHNMNQPGKSLGVIGLGGLGHLAVKFGKAFGLNVTVFSTSTSKKDDALNLLKADNFVLSSDKEQMSVLSKSLDFIIDTASGDHPMDLYMSLLKTGGVLALVGFPGEELKLSPLSLLMDTRSISGSAVGGTKRTQEMLEFCAEHEIHPEIEVIPIQYSNEALERLQKNDVKYRFVIDIENSLE; translated from the exons ATGAGTTCAGGCGTAGCGACGGGCAAGAACTGCCATGGATGGGCGGCGAGAGACGATTCGGGATTTCTCTCTCCTTATGAGTTTGGTCGCAG AGCGGTCGGGAAAGAGGATGTCTCGGTGAAAATTACTCATTGCGGCGTTTGCTATGCGGATGTATTGTTCACTCGCAACAAGTTAAAGCACTCCAAATATCCCATGGTCCCAGG GCATGAGATCGTAGGGATCATAACAGAAGTGGGTAGAGACGTCGGCAAGTTTAAGATCGGAGACCATGTGGGTGTCGGAACTTATGTCGACTCGTGCAGAGATTGTGAGAACTGCGATGGCGGACTAGAAATACATTGTTTGAAAGGTGCAGTTTCTACGATTGGCGGCACTTATGCAGATGGCAGCACTTGCAAGGGAGGATACTCGCAGTTCATAGTCGTTCATGAGAG GTATTGCTACAAGATACCTGACAACTATCCATTAGCTCAAGCAGCACCCTTGTTGTGTGCCGGGATCACGGTCTACACTCCAATGATCCGGCACAACATGAATCAGCCTGGAAAATCATTAGGAGTGATTGGACTCGGCGGGCTCGGCCACTTGGCTGTGAAGTTTGGCAAGGCCTTCGGATTGAACGTCACTGTTTTCAGCACAAGCACTTCCAAGAAAGACGATGCCTTGAACCTGCTGAAAGCAGACAACTTCGTGCTCTCATCTGACAAAGAACAAATGAGC GTTCTGTCGAAATCGCTAGACTTCATAATCGACACTGCATCAGGAGATCACCCTATGGATCTGTACATGTCATTGCTCAAGACCGGAGGAGTTTTGGCTTTGGTGGGCTTCCCAGGCGAGGAACTGAAGCTTAGTCCCCTGAGTCTTCTCATGG ATACGAGGAGTATTTCTGGAAGCGCAGTTGGCGGTACCAAGCGAACACAGGAGATGCTCGAGTTTTGCGCCGAACATGAGATACATCCCGAGATTGAAGTGATTCCTATTCAGTACTCGAATGAAGCTCTTGAGAGGCTTCAAAAGAATGACGTGAAGTACCGCTTTGTGATAGACATCGAGAACTCCTTAGAGTGA